Within the Malassezia vespertilionis chromosome 3, complete sequence genome, the region GGATCTGCATGATGTCCCACGCAAGTAGCGACGTACGAAAACTGATGCctgtgcgcaaaaagtTGAGCATGTTGATCGTGCCCGTACCCGCCCAGAACGGCCAGGACAGAATAAACAGCGCGGCTGCAAAGCCTCCCACACGCCTGGTCAAGCGCCCCGCGTTGGCAGTGAGGTGAAACAGGGTGTAAATGAGAATGGTAATCACATTCATGTCAATACACAAACGCGTCACTTCATTCATCATCGTGATAATGTTAAAGTACTCACCCGAGTACGACACCGTCTCGAAGCCAAGCTTGTGGGCCCATGCGAGCACTACATTCTCACGCGGGATGGGCATCGGACTAAAATCAAGCAGCCGCGGCACGTTTCGTGCCATCCATGGGAATGGATCATGCTGCGCCTTGAGCGGGAGCACTGGCTTGTTGGGCAGAAATTGGAGCGTCATCGCACTACGGAACCGCCGGGCGTAAGAAGAGGCTGTGTGGGGAGGCCCGCACCGACACCTCCACATACCGCTGCACTGCGATTGGTGTgcttcgctgcgcagcccACGGGAGGCGTACAGTTGGCCCAAGCGATAGGGTACGAAAAACGTGCAGCTACAGAGGTGCATTATACGATGCCGAGCGTGACGCTTGCTTCGCCAACGCGGAGAAGCACACTTTGTGAGTTGCGCCACTCGAATGACACTTGCGTGAGTGTCTGTGCCGGAGCCAATAGTGCGGCATCGCCCAGATGAaaatgcaccgcgcggTCGGCCTCGGCGGGGTCGTGACTCCGTGCGAGACGCGAGATGGCACCAGGAACGAAGATATCGAGGAACCCCGTACTGAGCCGCCAAATCAGCACCACTTCGCTCTCGAGGCTCATGGACAACAGTCTGCGGCCGTCTGGAGAAAAGCTGCACGCAGTCACGGGCGTGGAATGCCCGCCGAGAATGTAgaggcgcgtcgcggttTTCAAGTCGTACAGCACGACCGGCCCGTCATGCGTTCCGAcggcgagccgctgcatgGGCCCGTGGAATGCAATCGAGGGGTATGTCTTTACAAGCTCGTTCAGCATCAGCGTCGCAGACTTGACCATGCTTGAGCGCATGGACGCGACGGTGGGGTCGAGCGACTTGACGACCGCTTCGACAAGTCGAGGCAGGCTCGGGTAGAGGACCAGCGGCTTTTGCCGAATCATGAacgcgacgaggcgcagcgtgacctggccgtgctcgagcgaAGGTGGATGCAAAATATCCATCGCGAGCGTGCTCATAAACAAGGTACTTTGCCGTGTCGCCAACGCcaacgtcgcgcggcgagccaAGCCGCGGAGAGGAAGGCCGGAGAGCGTAAGGAAGCGCATTTCGTCGTCTGGCCCCGTGGCCATCGCAAAAATGGAACGCACGAGAGTGACGGCGTCGAGGTAATGCTGCCAGATATCGCATCCGCGGCAGCACAGCTCCAAGGCTATGTAGGCGTGCCATGTAGTGGTAGCGTCGACAATCGGCGTCGTAAGGTAGCGCATGATCATCACCGCAATGCGTTTCAGGAGCAAGGGAGAGAAGTAGACGTAGCGCACCGGCGCAAGGAGGCCCAGAAGCAAGAGTGCGTGGGGTGTGCCTGGCTCTTCGTGGCCCTCGAGGAAAGCTGCCCACGTCGCCATTGCTTCGGCCAGCTCTTCGCGCGAAGTAGACTTGACGTAGTGCTCAAAAACAAGGCTCGCActcgtgcgcagcacctcATTCTCGTCGAGCATGTAGCGGCAAACTGTGGTAAGGCACGGTCGCTGGAAGGCGTGCGGCTGCGTGCACCGGGCCATAAAATCCGGCGTGAGAAGACCGTGGAGTGCAGGCTTGCACAGCGGCTGCAAATGCTCGATCATGTGCAGGAGAAGCAGGAATGCAACGATTGCAAGCATATGCTCTGCCGTAGTGACAGGCGTAAAAGAGAAGCGCTGTGCAACGTCTCCCGCATCCTTTCCTTGCTTCACGCCGACAAAACTGCCGCGTGCAACGACAGGAATGAGCGCAAGCGGGGGCGGGGCCGAGCCGAAAAGCGCAGTGCCCAGCTTGCCAAACACGCCGTCCAAGTGCACAGGAAGAAAAATACGGAGGATTGGAACAAAGGTGTTTAGCAGCTTGTCAGCGGCGCTATCGCTCgacgccagcggcgcagcactcGCGCCGAGTTTGTACGCGTCCAGCGCACTGGAAaaagcgccggcgccgagcgcgccgcgcagcgatttGCACGCAGTGtccatcgcgcggcgcacattGGCATAAAGAACAGGTACTGCACCCTGTGCGGCTGCGCCACAAATTGAAAGCATCCCTGCTTTCTCCTGCTTGTacgacgcactgcgcggcgcgcgcggcacagaaAACTGGATCCAGTGCTCGCCTTTGGACGGACTGAGGAGCATTTCGATTTGCTCCGCATGTACGCTGCGGACCAGTTCGTGCGTCTCCATGGACCAAattcgcgcacggccctCGTAGtggagcagcagctcgtTGCCTTTCACGGCAGCACCcatgagcggcgcgccacaCCCCGGGATCATTTGCACGAGGCGCAAATCGTCCAGGGCAAGAATCGCGGTCGTGCCGTCCTGCGCTACGCACAAAACACAGTCGTACAGTCGCGATAAATTATTTACGCCCTGTAGTGGTACAATACACTGCAGCGGTGAAGCAAACCAGCTCCATGTCGCTTccacacgcagcgtctgAAAGTTCCACAGCACGAGATCGCCCGCGTCCGAGCCGCCAAAAATGTGGCGCGTCCCGGTGCGTGGGTTGGCGAGTTGCTGCAAGAGGATTACGTTGGCGTCCCAGACGGGACGCGTATCATTGCTGGCCTCGTGTGGTGTGCCATGGAAAAGATCAAGGAGAGATGCAGCGTACAGGCCGTTGCGCTCAGCGACCAGAATGCGCGAGAGGCTCAGTGGCAAAATCGCAGTCGGTGAAGGTGCGCAT harbors:
- a CDS encoding uncharacterized protein (TransMembrane:1 (o1036-1056i); COG:S; EggNog:ENOG503NYYZ); its protein translation is MHASSPLQVPLCLPLDERVDWAEVQRGIEHPSVPGMDEDDWSRAEDVQRSVTCSLSFFQPLHGKEHDGDTCFAVGFSDGSVEVYAQRMRAEEAAYAPPSPASSSAHVSVRGHLRNSPKTWGHTNSEPLRASLRDSSIAIGTPHPSIAPTSPAHVGSQEPRSYAHPPAEQVLEQLQAGHAHVIEHPRSEAHTEKPHAKHELHLHSVPQCTEQEHTTQNESAAFSEPLAYACDGQVRKVRSLYGPDASPVLALVLDTQRSEGAITDYADNAMAPKDALLLVQQASGRITVWSLPLLEFQATTIVRIAQLPGAKGAHQVRFTFAREQHAGDAQSVLASLPAAEHTQFHVYPLPVHAHDTQVLIPSLVWVEFPAWPSKLFVLRIDVAYGTLVLCAVLDAPHGPRSVHLTASDTFSLAVHTVHQGALQCTPYAIPDWTQFRRGAAPQAAAMRDSQSHMESTFLALLGKAHDGDAAPPVACARGHYALAAILMLSTTCVLAFQSTDAACLLLVDSAEQPIRHLLPSSFVSMHVLDAPRTLGVVCKDHICTLRAGTLHTAQRTPAEILPVYDRLLQEPLQSLSFSCAPSPTAILPLSLSRILVAERNGLYAASLLDLFHGTPHEASNDTRPVWDANVILLQQLANPRTGTRHIFGGSDAGDLVLWNFQTLRVEATWSWFASPLQCIVPLQGVNNLSRLYDCVLCVAQDGTTAILALDDLRLVQMIPGCGAPLMGAAVKGNELLLHYEGRARIWSMETHELVRSVHAEQIEMLLSPSKGEHWIQFSVPRAPRSASYKQEKAGMLSICGAAAQGAVPVLYANVRRAMDTACKSLRGALGAGAFSSALDAYKLGASAAPLASSDSAADKLLNTFVPILRIFLPVHLDGVFGKLGTALFGSAPPPLALIPVVARGSFVGVKQGKDAGDVAQRFSFTPVTTAEHMLAIVAFLLLLHMIEHLQPLCKPALHGLLTPDFMARCTQPHAFQRPCLTTVCRYMLDENEVLRTSASLVFEHYVKSTSREELAEAMATWAAFLEGHEEPGTPHALLLLGLLAPVRYVYFSPLLLKRIAVMIMRYLTTPIVDATTTWHAYIALELCCRGCDIWQHYLDAVTLVRSIFAMATGPDDEMRFLTLSGLPLRGLARRATLALATRQSTLFMSTLAMDILHPPSLEHGQVTLRLVAFMIRQKPLVLYPSLPRLVEAVVKSLDPTVASMRSSMVKSATLMLNELVKTYPSIAFHGPMQRLAVGTHDGPVVLYDLKTATRLYILGGHSTPVTACSFSPDGRRLLSMSLESEVVLIWRLSTGFLDIFVPGAISRLARSHDPAEADRAVHFHLGDAALLAPAQTLTQVSFEWRNSQSVLLRVGEASVTLGIV